A single window of Planctomycetia bacterium DNA harbors:
- a CDS encoding glycosyl transferase family 1, with product MPETLPRVVIDLEKLRHFNCGLGRFSFHLGRELLAIAPGRFRPVFFLPAGCERHFPEGGYDRIEVSDWRKERLLRLVRPLTQPFLGSPAASLWHVTNQTSKYLPLDRRIPVVLTIHDLTFLHEAPRPGREREIARKRAAIQAKVSRATLLVTDSAYVADDVRDNLAVGTRPIRVVPLGCSAPGTAADRRPPFLPPGPFLFTLGNCLPHKNFHVLIDLVERLADTRLVIAGKNATPYGEQIAREVARRGLADRVLLPGEVSDGDRQWLYENCRAFFFPSLSEGFGLPVLEAMHAGRPVFVGRNTSLAEVAGDLGFYLDSYSGDAIVAAYRSGMERFNAAADYPARLRRHAQGFSWGATAAGYAAVYAEALADHANRERRSRR from the coding sequence ATGCCAGAAACCCTGCCGCGGGTCGTCATCGACCTGGAAAAGCTCCGCCATTTCAACTGCGGTCTCGGCCGGTTCTCTTTCCACCTCGGCCGCGAACTGCTGGCCATCGCCCCGGGCAGGTTCCGGCCGGTGTTCTTCCTGCCCGCGGGCTGCGAACGGCACTTCCCCGAGGGGGGCTACGACCGGATCGAAGTCAGCGACTGGCGAAAGGAACGGCTGCTGCGGCTCGTCCGCCCGTTAACGCAGCCGTTTCTCGGCTCCCCCGCCGCCAGCCTGTGGCACGTCACCAACCAGACCTCCAAGTACCTGCCGCTCGACCGGCGCATCCCGGTCGTGCTCACGATCCACGACCTGACCTTTCTCCACGAGGCCCCCCGCCCAGGCCGCGAACGGGAGATCGCCCGCAAGCGCGCCGCCATCCAGGCGAAGGTCAGTCGGGCGACGCTGCTCGTCACCGATTCCGCCTACGTGGCCGACGACGTTCGCGACAACCTCGCTGTCGGCACCCGGCCGATCCGCGTCGTGCCCCTCGGTTGTTCCGCGCCCGGCACCGCGGCCGACAGGCGGCCCCCATTCCTGCCGCCCGGGCCATTCCTGTTCACGCTGGGGAACTGCCTGCCGCACAAGAATTTTCACGTCCTCATCGATCTCGTGGAGCGGCTCGCGGACACGCGTCTGGTGATCGCCGGCAAGAACGCCACGCCCTACGGCGAACAGATCGCCCGCGAGGTCGCGCGACGCGGGCTCGCCGACAGGGTCCTGCTGCCTGGGGAAGTCTCCGACGGCGACCGGCAGTGGCTCTACGAGAACTGCCGGGCATTCTTCTTTCCCTCGCTCTCCGAGGGCTTCGGCCTGCCGGTCCTGGAGGCGATGCACGCCGGCCGGCCGGTGTTCGTGGGGCGGAACACGAGCCTGGCGGAAGTCGCGGGCGACCTCGGCTTCTACCTCGACTCGTACTCAGGCGACGCGATCGTCGCCGCCTACCGGTCGGGCATGGAGCGGTTCAACGCCGCGGCCGACTACCCGGCTCGCCTGCGCCGGCACGCCCAGGGATTCTCCTGGGGTGCGACCGCCGCGGGCTACGCCGCCGTCTACGCCGAGGCGCTGGCGGACCATGCGAACCGTGAGCGCCGCTCACGCCGCTGA
- the sir gene encoding sulfite reductase subunit beta: MADEPRAAAPKPSAVEVAKAASAYLRGDIAQELADGAPGFGKGSVQLLKNHGTYQQDDREQRKARDGAKSQREISFMIRTCVPGGKLTADQLLAALDLGDEVGNGTIRLTTRQSIQHHGVVKGDLRPFMQRVHDIQLTTLAACGDVERNIMCCPAPIRNDPVREEMQAQLDLLARHLAPRTRAYYEIWLTDPDTGEKTLAGGTGAEKEVEPIYGPTYLPRKFKTAFALPEDNCTDVYANDLGFLVVHEQGRILGYNVLAGGGMGVTPSAAKTFPALAKRLGFVPPADVLAIAEAVVKVQRDFGNRADRKTARLKYTIHAMGLEAFRAKVEEYFGKPLAPCHPVDVHGFDDHIGWHEQGDGRYFYGFNVENGRVHDTGDFRLKSALRRILREIRPGARITAHQSLLFTDLAVTDRERIAHLLHEHGVKTSEEISTLRRWSMACVALPTCGLAVAESERVLPGLIDELEPEVARLGLAQDAFTLRMTGCPNACARPYNSDIGIVGRTLGKYTLFLGGRLLGDRLNTQYKDVVPFEDLSREIGAVLACYKAERQGGETLGDFCHRKGVDGVRTWADAWLAGSRGHG, from the coding sequence ATGGCAGACGAACCCCGGGCAGCCGCCCCGAAACCCTCCGCCGTCGAGGTGGCGAAGGCCGCCAGCGCCTACCTGCGCGGAGACATCGCCCAGGAACTCGCCGACGGCGCCCCCGGCTTCGGCAAGGGCTCGGTCCAGCTGCTCAAGAACCACGGCACCTACCAGCAGGACGACCGCGAGCAGCGCAAGGCCCGCGACGGGGCCAAGAGCCAGCGCGAGATCTCGTTCATGATCCGGACCTGCGTGCCGGGGGGGAAGCTCACGGCCGACCAGCTGCTCGCCGCGCTCGACCTCGGTGACGAGGTCGGCAACGGCACGATCCGCCTGACCACGCGGCAGTCAATCCAGCATCACGGCGTCGTCAAGGGGGACCTGAGGCCGTTCATGCAGCGGGTTCACGACATCCAGCTGACCACGCTCGCCGCCTGCGGCGACGTCGAGCGCAACATCATGTGCTGTCCGGCGCCGATCAGGAATGACCCGGTCCGCGAGGAGATGCAGGCCCAGCTCGACCTGCTCGCCCGGCACCTCGCCCCGCGGACGAGGGCCTACTACGAGATCTGGCTCACCGATCCGGACACGGGGGAGAAGACGCTCGCCGGCGGCACGGGGGCCGAGAAGGAGGTGGAGCCGATCTACGGCCCCACCTACCTGCCGCGGAAGTTCAAGACGGCCTTCGCGCTCCCCGAGGACAACTGCACCGACGTGTATGCCAACGACCTCGGCTTCCTCGTCGTCCACGAGCAGGGGAGGATCCTCGGCTACAACGTCCTCGCCGGCGGCGGCATGGGGGTGACGCCGAGCGCCGCCAAGACGTTCCCCGCGCTCGCCAAGCGGCTCGGGTTCGTGCCGCCGGCCGACGTGCTGGCGATCGCCGAGGCGGTGGTCAAGGTGCAGCGCGACTTCGGCAACCGCGCCGACCGGAAGACGGCCCGGCTCAAGTACACGATCCACGCCATGGGTCTGGAGGCGTTCCGGGCGAAGGTCGAGGAGTACTTCGGCAAGCCCCTCGCCCCCTGCCATCCCGTCGACGTCCACGGCTTCGACGACCACATCGGCTGGCACGAGCAGGGGGATGGAAGGTACTTTTACGGCTTCAACGTCGAGAACGGCCGCGTCCACGACACGGGCGACTTTCGCCTCAAGTCGGCGCTGCGCCGGATCCTGCGCGAGATCCGGCCCGGCGCGCGAATCACGGCCCACCAGAGCCTGCTGTTCACCGACCTCGCCGTCACCGACCGGGAGCGGATCGCCCACCTGCTCCACGAGCACGGCGTGAAGACGTCCGAGGAGATCTCGACCTTGCGCCGCTGGAGCATGGCCTGCGTGGCGCTGCCGACCTGCGGCCTGGCCGTGGCCGAGAGCGAACGGGTGCTGCCGGGGCTGATCGACGAACTGGAGCCGGAGGTCGCCCGGCTCGGTCTGGCCCAGGATGCCTTCACGCTGCGGATGACCGGCTGCCCGAACGCCTGCGCCCGCCCGTACAACTCCGACATCGGCATCGTGGGCCGGACGCTCGGCAAGTACACACTTTTCCTCGGCGGCCGGCTGCTCGGCGACCGGCTCAACACGCAGTACAAGGACGTCGTTCCCTTCGAGGACCTGTCACGCGAGATCGGCGCGGTGCTCGCCTGCTACAAGGCGGAGCGGCAGGGAGGGGAGACGCTCGGCGACTTCTGCCACCGCAAGGGCGTGGACGGCGTCCGCACCTGGGCCGACGCCTGGCTGGCCGGCAGCCGCGGCCACGGCTGA
- the glnA gene encoding glutamine synthetase produces the protein MKPREVLAMCREKEVKAIDLRFTDFFGAWQHFTIPVGKLEEDVFEDGLGFDGSSIRGWQAINESDMLLVPVPGSAFVDPFAQIPTLAMICMIQDPISREDYSRDPRNIARKAVNYLKSTGIADTCFIGPEAEFFVFDDVRFDQNAHEGYYHLDSREAEWNRGRAEGPNLGYKLRFKEGYFPCPPADQLMDLRNEMMQTMIQCGIDVEAQHHEVATAGQCEIDMRFQELVKMADQMCLYKYIVRNVARRHGRTVTFMPKPLYGDNGSGMHTHISLWKEGHPLFAGSGYAGLSEMALHAIGGILRHAPAILAITNPTTNSYKRLVPGYEAPVNLAYSQRNRSASCRIPMYSASPKTKRVEFRCPDPTCNPYLAFAAILMAAIDGIQNKIHPGDPLDRDIYDMPPEELANVPKAPGSLEEALVAMERDADFLLRGDVFTEDVIGTWLKWKREREIDAMRLRPHPYEFCLYFDA, from the coding sequence ATGAAGCCCCGTGAAGTGCTCGCGATGTGTCGCGAGAAGGAAGTCAAGGCCATCGACCTGCGGTTCACCGATTTTTTCGGTGCCTGGCAGCACTTCACCATCCCGGTCGGCAAGCTCGAAGAGGACGTCTTCGAGGACGGGCTCGGCTTCGACGGCTCGAGCATCCGTGGCTGGCAGGCGATCAACGAGAGCGACATGCTGCTCGTGCCGGTGCCCGGCAGCGCCTTCGTCGATCCCTTCGCCCAGATTCCCACGCTGGCGATGATCTGCATGATCCAGGACCCGATCAGCCGCGAGGACTATTCCCGCGACCCGCGCAACATCGCGCGCAAGGCGGTCAACTATCTGAAGAGCACCGGCATCGCCGACACCTGCTTCATCGGCCCGGAGGCGGAGTTCTTCGTGTTCGACGACGTGCGGTTCGACCAGAACGCGCACGAGGGCTACTACCACCTCGATTCGCGGGAAGCGGAGTGGAACCGGGGCCGGGCCGAGGGGCCGAATCTCGGCTACAAGCTGCGGTTCAAGGAGGGGTACTTCCCCTGCCCCCCCGCCGACCAGCTCATGGACCTGCGCAACGAGATGATGCAGACCATGATCCAGTGCGGTATCGACGTCGAGGCCCAGCACCACGAGGTGGCCACGGCCGGCCAGTGCGAGATCGACATGCGGTTCCAGGAACTGGTGAAGATGGCCGACCAGATGTGCCTCTACAAGTACATCGTGCGCAACGTGGCCCGCCGCCACGGCCGCACCGTGACCTTCATGCCCAAGCCGCTGTACGGCGACAACGGCTCGGGCATGCACACCCACATCTCGCTCTGGAAGGAGGGGCATCCGTTGTTCGCCGGCAGTGGCTACGCCGGCCTCTCCGAGATGGCCCTGCACGCCATCGGCGGCATCCTCCGCCACGCGCCGGCGATCCTCGCGATCACGAACCCGACGACCAACAGTTACAAGCGGCTCGTGCCCGGCTACGAGGCCCCGGTGAACCTCGCCTACTCGCAGCGCAACCGCTCCGCCAGCTGCCGGATCCCGATGTACTCGGCCAGTCCGAAGACGAAGCGGGTGGAGTTTCGCTGTCCCGACCCGACCTGCAATCCGTACCTCGCGTTCGCGGCCATCCTCATGGCGGCGATCGACGGCATCCAGAACAAGATTCATCCCGGCGACCCGCTCGACCGCGACATCTATGACATGCCGCCGGAGGAGCTGGCGAACGTGCCCAAGGCGCCCGGCTCGCTGGAGGAGGCGCTCGTCGCCATGGAGCGGGACGCCGACTTCCTGCTCCGCGGCGACGTGTTCACCGAGGACGTGATCGGCACGTGGCTGAAGTGGAAGCGCGAGCGGGAGATCGACGCGATGCGGCTCCGGCCGCATCCGTACGAGTTCTGCCTCTATTTTGATGCGTGA